DNA sequence from the Geobacter sp. AOG2 genome:
GTCACGCTGTTCATCAATTTCCTGGCCCGCATGCTCCTCTGGAGCGTCACCCGCAAATGGAAGGGAGACGTAGCATGAACCTGCGTTCGATCGCCGCCCGAAAGGCGTCCAACCTGGTGGCCACCGCGTTGATGGGAACGGCAACGGTCCTGGTGCTTTTGCCGTTGGTTATCATCTTCTACCACATCATCAAGATGGGTGTCAGTTCCGTCAACCCGGCATTTTTCACCAACATCCCCCAGCCTCCGGGCGAGGCGGGCGGAGGCATGGCCAACGGCATCGCCGGTTCCGCCATCATGATCGGCATGGCGTCGCTCCTGGGGCTGCCGGTCGGCATCTTCGGCGCGGTCTACCTGACGGAATACGGCAACGGCAAGCTCGCCACCGCGATCCGTTTCTGCGCCGACGTCCTGTCCGGCATCCCTTCGATCATTACCGGGATGGTGGCCTACAGCATGCTGGTCGTGCCGCTGAAAGGGTTTTCGGCCCTGGCCGGTTCCTTCGCGCTGTCGCTCATCATGGTCCCCATCGTGCTGCGCACCACCGAGGAACAGCTCAAGATGGTGCCGGCAACGCTGCGCGAGGCGTCCCTGGCCCTGGGGGTACCGCTCTGGCGCACCAGTATCAAGGTCACCCTGCGAAGCGCCATGACCGGCGTCATCACCGGCGTTCTGCTGGCCATCGCCCGCGTGGCCGGGGAAACGGCGCCGCTGCTCTTTACGGCTCTGGGCAACCATTTCTGGAGCAAAAAGCTTACCGAACCCATGGCCGCCCTGCCGTTGCAGATCTTCAATTTCGCCATATCGCCGTACGAGGATTGGCACCGTCTGGCCTGGGCCGGCGCGCTGGTGCTGGTGGTACTGATGTTCGGCCTGAGCCTGGCGGCTCGCTGGGTCGGCAGAAGCAAACACTCCTGAGAGAGGCTTTCATGAATTGCAAACTATCCATACGTGACCTTAACATCCACTTCGGCGAGAACCACGCCGTCAAAAATGCCGCCATGGAGGTCGCCGAGAACAGCGTGACCGCCATCATCGGCCCGTCGGGCTGCGGCAAGTCCACGGTTTTGCGCAGCATCAACCGGATGCACGACCTGACGCCGTCCGCGCGGGTGACCGGCACCATCATGCTGGACGACACCGACATCTACGGCCGCGGCGTGGACCCGGTCACGATCCGCCGCCGGGTCGGCATGGTCTTCCAGAAACCCAACCCCTTTCCGGCCATGTCCATCTACGACAACGTGATCGCCGGCTACAAACTGAACGGCGTGCTGAAAAAGGGCGATGCCGACGAGATCGTCGAGTCGAGCCTGAAGCGGGTCGCCCTGTGGGACGAGGTAAAAGACCGCCTGCGCACCGGGGCCGTGGAACTGTCGGGGGGGCAGCAGCAGCGCCTCTGCATCGCCCGGACCATCGCCGTCAAACCGGAAGTGATCCTGATGGACGAGCCCGCCTCGGCGCTGGACCCCATCTCGACACTCAAGATAGAAGAGTTGATCGAAGAACTGAAATCGAAGTATACTATTGTCATCGTCACCCACAACATGCAGCAGGCGGCGCGGGTATCGGATGTGACCGCTTTCTTCTACCTGGGCGAACTGGTCGAGATCGGCGATACGCGAAAGGTCTTCACCAATCCCGAGAAAAAACAGACCGAAGACTATATCACGGGGAGATTCGGCTAACAGGCTGTCCGGCAGAGGGACCAGGGCTTGCGGCCCTGAATACAAAGAAAACCAGAACAGGTTGCGGGGATGGAAAGGATAGAGATAAATGGAACGTGAACACTTCAGTGCAACATTCGACGCAGAGCTGGATGAACTGCGGACCATGCTCCTTGCCATGGGAGGCAAGGTGGAGATGATGATCTCCGGGTCGGTCAAGGCGCTTGTGGACCGGGATACCCCCCTGGCCGAGCGGATCGTCGCCATGGACCACGAGGTGAACCACCTGGAGGTCACCATCGACGAGAAGTGCCTGGAGCTTTTGGCGCTGCGCCAGCCGATCGCCCGCGACCTGCGCTTCATCACCCTGGCCCTCAAGATCGTCACCGACCTGGAGCGGATCGGCGACAAGTGCGCCAACATTGCCAAGCGTTCCAGCGAGCTGAACCAGGAACCGCCGCTCAAGCCGTACATCGACATCCCCCGCATGGCCCACTGGACCGAGACGATGGTCAAGGAGGCCCTGGACGCCTTCGTGCGCAGCGATGCCGATCTGGCCATCAAGGTCTGCAAGGACGACAACTTCGTGGACGAGATCAACGAGCAGATCCAGCGGGAACTCCTGACCTTCATGCTGGAGGATGCCAACGCCATCTCCCGTTCCATCAAGCTCAACTACGTGGCCAAATCCCTGGAGCGCATCGCCGACCACGCCACCAACATCGCCGAGATGGTGATCTTCATGGTCAAGGGGAAGGATATTCGGCATACTATTGCCTGAGTAAGATGGATATAGAAAATGCACCCGCAAGCCCGGATACTCTCCGGGCTTTTTTTGCGTTGAAATTTGTTTTTACGGGGTGTAGAAGGGCGAGAGACGTGTTTTGGCGTTTGTCGTGTTTGTGACAGACGTGGCCAAAATTGACGGGAAGGCAATTAAGTATCATGGATGTCCCCGGAATTCCCCGAATAGGAGTGAGCGATGTTCGAATTGATTGAATATAATTGGAAAATACATCGATTGCTTCGTCAGTTGGCTAAACAGCGCGTTAGAGGGGTATTGCAACCCGGTAATGTATGGGTACTTGAATTTGCAGTCCAGGATACCGAAGTAAATCAAGCGCTTATTTATACGTGTCAGTTGAGGGGCTGGGTGGAATTACTACATGAATCTATTCCAACAGGCCACCTAAACTCTGATGGCTCGTTTACTATGGGTATGCCATTTGACTCTAAAAAACATATTTGGAAGCTAACAGATTCAGGATGGGCCGCCATACAAAGGCGGCATGAAATAACGATTATAGGTATACTCATTACGTTAATAGGTGTGATAGCTGCTGTAATTTCAATATTTAAGGCATAATTTTAGGGATATTAGGTGGACACGATGCAATTTATCGGAAGTCTACCTGGGGTCGGGTCTACATTCTACATTTTGTGTAGAATGTAGACCCGACCCCCATGGATTTGCTTGATCCCCTTGCTTCTCTTTATAGTAGTGCTTACCTCAAATATTTTTTGAGGGCAGACTAAAAAAACTATCTCGTAATATAGATTCTAAAAAAATTAAGGACTGTATGCATGATTTCAAAACATCAGCAGTAATTGCCCCGGTTCTTGTGTTGATCGCCTCGTCTTTATATGAATGATGCGCAAAATAGTTTCTAGAAGTTACAAATTTCAATATCTGTTTATAAAAATACATCATTTCTTTGGTCCAGCCCTTTTTATGCTCTATTGAATCTATATGGGCAAGAATATTTTCAGGCATGTCATTAAGCTTTGTCTTTTTCCAATCAGCACTAAGCGATTCAAGCACTTTTGAATATTTTTTATTTTTTAATACCGTCGCAAAGCCAATAAAATTATTCAGTAAATTGTCAGGCGATTTTTCTTTATTAATGGACTTAATATACATATCCCGTATAACAATTTCTGTTCTTATCGTAATAATAATCAGATAGTCCAATATTCTCGGCTGTTTAAAATTAATAATTGAATTATTATTGATACTCTTGTGCATTTCGCTAAAGGAACGTGTCCAAGGTGCAAAACTACTAATTTCACATAAATTTGTATAGGTGATATCGAGGCTATCAGTATATCCAAATACTTCAATTTCTTTGCAATAAAACCGCATAAATCTTAAAAAAGTTTTCCGTAATTCGAAATCCTCATAAGCAATGATATCTTTTAGCTGGGTCCATTCAGCAGTACGCCAATATTCATAACTCCATTTTTTGAAATAGTAATCCTCACCAAGTCCAGTAGCAATGCAAAGCCATTCAAATAATAGATATATATCCTGCTTTAACAAGTCAAATGCTTTATTAAGATGAACTCTGCCATTGCCACAAATTTCACGTTGCCATCTATCATGCAATATCAATAATTGCTCTAAATCAGTCTCTAGTGTTTCTTCTGTCGATTCTGAAAAATCAAGTAAAAATTTAGAAATATGCTTATCAGGCAAATCACACTTAGTATTCTGATACACAATAACAGACATTGCAGTTCGGTATAACGATAATCTGTTAAAAAGACTTCTATATCTTTGATGCCAATTTATATTAACATCAGAAATCCTCTTAATTATCTTTGTCAATCCTTGTTTTTCCGACAAGAACCGATCTATATCGAGGTAGCCAATTAGTGCATCAACAATAACATAACCATGCCAATAAGCGAAATATGCTTCATATGGCAGAAATTTTCTGCTTTCTGCCATTCTGATTACATTTAGTCCTTTGGGTATGCCGGTTTTAAAGCTTTCTACAAATTTTGATTTTAGAGGTTCAATGTCATATGGATGCAACAAATTACTCAAGGACAAATCACCCAAAGGATTCAAATGAATATCATATTTACTGGCTGCTTCGTCAGTCTTGCTTTTATTACCCTGCCAAATGGCTCTATGCTCTGGGAAGTTGGTCCATTTTTTAAAAAATGAGTTCGGTAACCTTACAAATAAATCTGGAGATAGCGCACCAGCTATGATTAGCTTAGATAGCTTAAGGTCATAAGGGAGTTTTTCTAAGGCAAAACTATCTTTCAGATAATACCCAAATCGTCCGCCACAGACGCCAGAACAATATCCATGGCATAAAGAGATATCCAAATACCTACAGTACCTATCAGAAGAAGAGTAAGTAACGGATCTAAACATACAATTTTCCTATAGAAAGCTGCTGGAGAATTCCAGGGAGCATACGTAAATTGATATCTCACTTTGGGATTATTCCGGGTGCATAATACAATTTATTGTTTTCGGCCAAGACTATAATTGCATTCTGCCCCCAGAATATTCAAGAGGTTATTTCAGATTCCCCTTGCGCCCATTGCCCGACCCAGGTATCATTGTCTTACCAAATCTTACGCGAGGTCCCTTATGGAAACGACACTGCTGTCAAGCAAGGGTCAGGTGATCATTCCCAAAACCATTCGTTCCAGCCATCACTGGCAGCCGGGAACGCGCTTTGTCGTCGAAGATGTGCAGGGCGGCGTTTTGCTCAAGCCGTTGAACGTGTTTCCCGCCACCGATCTGGAGAGCGGTCTTGGCTGCACCGGTTATAAAGGCCCGGCGAAAAGTCTTGACGAGATGCAGGCGGCAATCGATGACGAGCTGGCGCGCATCTGGCGCAAGGGGCGGCGTTGATGATTACCCTCGATACCAACGTCTGGGTGCGCTACCTGACCAACGACGACGAGCTTCAGGCCCGCCGCGCCATGAAGCTTCTGGAACAGGCGGACGCCGTGTTTCTGCCCAAGACCGTGCTGCTGGAACTGGAGTGGGTGTTGCGGGCGGCATACGGGATAAAGCCGGCCGTCATACACACATCATTGCTGCACATCCTGGGGCTGCCCATGGTGATTGCCGAGTCTGCCGGGCAGGTGACTGCCGCACTTGATTTCCACGCGCAGGGCTTCGATTTCGCCGATGCCTTGCACCTGGCCTCCGGCGATGCAACGGAAGCACTCTATACCTTTGACGAGCGCTTTGTCCGCAAGGGCAAGGGGGCGACGCCGCAGGTCTTGGTGGTTCCGGGGAAATAGGGGCGTGCGTCGCTCCCGTCTCGGCTTGTTTTTGAATGTTGACTACAATTGGGAGGGGATGAGGTGCTTGGGAGAATGCCGTGGGGCCAGGCATTGCCCGGCATGTCATGGACCTACCATTTGCTGAATTTATGCAGCAAGCTTCAGCGGTACGATGTGCAATTTGACCGTTCGTCGAGCAACCCGCAGATCATAATCAGCCTGGAGATTCAACCACAACTCCGGTGACACCCCGAAGTAAGCTCCCAAGCGCAATGCAGTATCGGCAGTAATGGATCGTTTGCCGTTGACAATGGTGCTTATCCGCCCCGGCGGTACGTCAATTTCACGCGCCAGCTTGTTGATGCTGATCCCCATCGGCTTTAAAAAATCTTCCAGCAAAATCTCGCCGGGGTGTATGGGATCAAGGTATTCTCTCATCGAATGTTCCTTTCAGTGGTAATCCACGATTTCGACATCATATGCGTCGCCGTCGAGCCATGTGAAGCAGATACGCCATTGATCATTGATGCGTATGCTGTATTGACCGTCACGGTTGCCGCTCAGGGCCTCCAACCTGTTACCGGGTGGTACAAGCAAATCCTGCAACGTCCTTGCTCTGTGCAGGTACATCAGCTTCCGCCGCGCTGGTCTCTCAAAAGCCTGAAAACGCTTTACCAGCCGGTCATCAAAGAGCACATCGGTGTCTTTGTCGTGGAAACTCTTTATCATATGCGATCATCCTAACTGAAACATGGTATTACGTCAAGCGTAATACTAGATCGGCCACCCCTGCTCATACCCTTCCGGAAAGAAATTCTCCTTGGTCCTGTTGTAGTACCCGAACTGCACCTTGGGAAACTCCCGTTTCAAGCGCTCCAACAGCCGGTACATGCCGATCCCCTTCCCGCTCACCCCCATCTCCTGGTTGTAAAAATCCGGGTCGATGGACAGGTTGCGCATCTGGATCATGTCGATGCCGGTCTCGCCCAGGAAGCGGAGCAGCGCTTCCACCTCCTCCGGGGCGTCGCTGACGCCGGGGGAGACCAGGTAGTTGATCATGGTGAAGCGGCCCGCCTTCTTGGCGATCTCCACCGAGCGGAGCACGTCGCCGAAGGCGTATCCCTTGGGGCGGTAGTAGCGGTTGTACAGCTCTTCCCGCACCGAGTTCATGGAGAAGCGGAAGGAG
Encoded proteins:
- the pstA gene encoding phosphate ABC transporter permease PstA, yielding MNLRSIAARKASNLVATALMGTATVLVLLPLVIIFYHIIKMGVSSVNPAFFTNIPQPPGEAGGGMANGIAGSAIMIGMASLLGLPVGIFGAVYLTEYGNGKLATAIRFCADVLSGIPSIITGMVAYSMLVVPLKGFSALAGSFALSLIMVPIVLRTTEEQLKMVPATLREASLALGVPLWRTSIKVTLRSAMTGVITGVLLAIARVAGETAPLLFTALGNHFWSKKLTEPMAALPLQIFNFAISPYEDWHRLAWAGALVLVVLMFGLSLAARWVGRSKHS
- the pstB gene encoding phosphate ABC transporter ATP-binding protein PstB; translated protein: MNCKLSIRDLNIHFGENHAVKNAAMEVAENSVTAIIGPSGCGKSTVLRSINRMHDLTPSARVTGTIMLDDTDIYGRGVDPVTIRRRVGMVFQKPNPFPAMSIYDNVIAGYKLNGVLKKGDADEIVESSLKRVALWDEVKDRLRTGAVELSGGQQQRLCIARTIAVKPEVILMDEPASALDPISTLKIEELIEELKSKYTIVIVTHNMQQAARVSDVTAFFYLGELVEIGDTRKVFTNPEKKQTEDYITGRFG
- the phoU gene encoding phosphate signaling complex protein PhoU, producing the protein MEREHFSATFDAELDELRTMLLAMGGKVEMMISGSVKALVDRDTPLAERIVAMDHEVNHLEVTIDEKCLELLALRQPIARDLRFITLALKIVTDLERIGDKCANIAKRSSELNQEPPLKPYIDIPRMAHWTETMVKEALDAFVRSDADLAIKVCKDDNFVDEINEQIQRELLTFMLEDANAISRSIKLNYVAKSLERIADHATNIAEMVIFMVKGKDIRHTIA
- a CDS encoding AbrB/MazE/SpoVT family DNA-binding domain-containing protein codes for the protein METTLLSSKGQVIIPKTIRSSHHWQPGTRFVVEDVQGGVLLKPLNVFPATDLESGLGCTGYKGPAKSLDEMQAAIDDELARIWRKGRR
- a CDS encoding type II toxin-antitoxin system VapC family toxin, yielding MITLDTNVWVRYLTNDDELQARRAMKLLEQADAVFLPKTVLLELEWVLRAAYGIKPAVIHTSLLHILGLPMVIAESAGQVTAALDFHAQGFDFADALHLASGDATEALYTFDERFVRKGKGATPQVLVVPGK
- a CDS encoding HigA family addiction module antitoxin, with protein sequence MREYLDPIHPGEILLEDFLKPMGISINKLAREIDVPPGRISTIVNGKRSITADTALRLGAYFGVSPELWLNLQADYDLRVARRTVKLHIVPLKLAA
- a CDS encoding type II toxin-antitoxin system RelE/ParE family toxin codes for the protein MIKSFHDKDTDVLFDDRLVKRFQAFERPARRKLMYLHRARTLQDLLVPPGNRLEALSGNRDGQYSIRINDQWRICFTWLDGDAYDVEIVDYH